One Drosophila willistoni isolate 14030-0811.24 chromosome 2R unlocalized genomic scaffold, UCI_dwil_1.1 Seg167, whole genome shotgun sequence DNA segment encodes these proteins:
- the LOC6641858 gene encoding uncharacterized protein LOC6641858 isoform X1 has translation MDITGTGLHHAVSLGNIEVSTKATYSSHMDRSYDSEDEHTSRRRLRHTLSTELQPRTSVYSRGDIREQYCLTDRQLHSIEQRPRRERFFGCLSRRGQTQASSFLGGCVGRRVPSDENLAAYAPFEKYPRYQNSYTDTHELESSYFRRQPASILSTGKSSEPDLGGRYTWQAANNNTTTTNDYQVDHRATCCTAPLESFYQDILLRNYYVELCAPTSNPTPQPTSHTNQIANINVCSYHCPTYATMPTTQQQQQQQARTKHVSFARSHTLTSFDNVNAGFRSSGRIKSARSQERLIGGKKPIIATGSMYETLQPTGLQQPNQQLQQQQQQQAQQLNAASTGTTATAWLPPSVQLQACQHHHAPIHLHHQQLPDNMVGLIIPQALPVALPPPSPEVLIVEKKFRNAMKTQATQTMQVARQHGYNTQILALSPRPPHRIKVVSQGAQTNGLQNGKKLTKSLSEIPNGKETQQQHYQPGSIYPHEMIYRTQSQDVTPLQTLSDAQNNIMYYKPPPPLLDPHTYGLGMEHLNRNRSSMDQTAEYVNVNAAALALNESFDYESNSLPRRNCTSHARTETDYYSNSLPRHSEALHSHDICKHITECAELITDSVPLDFTRPHLLPPPSEYCKNEEEDEFQEEYYDDDEEDYAAKAPETTESYSSEVCLEQAQRRMSMVPQMIDSPFRRDDIRRQSMPVYGQTEKLIDGFGPRTSFRRKDKVSCFPETSNAAAAADDPGRLSPRDEEEIFIDFKPHVSPKPSPKIQIKHRKQHKAEIAMRKMQQQRMAQAAALTLPKLKPQPVEIEVRKVEHRPSENHPEYDEEEDDDDDEEDEDEEQEEEDEERQQQNDIDNEEEPLYENITPVAPITNLVDKRSQFRKRSVSLDDADHPSVNTMSLPPIIGGSPCRDDHEQQDLLNLANVSTYPSSDSLANDNTRDHSDGIWNESQVTVLTATEQRDISDGSYSSNLLLTPSTKRKNLLLQHQQRSSVDTDALDFEEQSPTYGLQTLPKIIKSPTPSITATSTTVRPAASTQSLAPLPAIAVTPSSLDISSHQQQQQQLLTSPLPKRSMMIPRGSVPDARQLMYMKQRQTDTMDYARSADISECSTNTDEYATCTDTSKRTPGIKTPPTTTSSSSTTQVPVSTHSSQLEKTHGGSSFESASSLYSMREDLLQHDEKEKEKEKRSQRIKSPLGSLNELSKRSPSHSVSSTTTSSVSMAKESPPQTVASTSTSQMKMTTAKGKGGDNLPKPKPDSISEDERSEVRYSSSGYYESPHEDDDDEDKEVVVTKMRRQRQEDERKRRKTSMKLDIEKENMRALTSPIKKSTVSQGIATKIQSPEQQQQSIEASVGGGSPSSKMKRFRPKIRRQLRKTSREDVLSNAAAVRRTRGTTTTAGSGTPPIIYGLSSATSGSGDTELLLDGSMTSTTTITAAASTTNAVATTTTTTTTTSASSISTVTQQEPLKKPHSCATPTALLSPKMPHSAASCTQSKSTSETCQLKAKSIESLRSVSPGSDSVFYSEADGNVAGGDHGHCLHCGKEMEQGKPPVTGDSVESIPYIEQEADIVKPPSDFADSPVITKTTQRLYKKMDKRFRSEERYHGERGRHYKSRQENIRAKSEERGRIPSLPNTPVLRPAGSSPCVLPDINTEQSQHIIYKGHYDAGRYTRLTDDDLWTQLDHQCFDRSRERRASTESEKGFHAKYQVILHRLVQRRCTLEMYHRQKHNNFRVDKTVVVKSDSGEFGFRIHGSKPVVVAAIEPETPAESSGLEVGDIIISVNGVQVLDKHHTEVVKIAHDGCEKLELQVARTIGVLMHEQLEPPSQPIFSGYLWRQSGQAKGAPNSKKWVRRWFSLRPDNCLYYYKTEEDSQPVGAMIMAKHTVDLCPIDIGKPFAFKVDAGEGIPMYVAADSDEMAQRWLNLLRQAASQDNQWLDKSARSLYQSPSSIIRPDCFGYLLKLGSRWCGWSKRYCVLKDACLYFYQDANSKSAFGMACLHGYKVASMSTNASGKKNSFEIIPPETKLRHYYFCTESEMDKKRWISALEYSIDRWIKSG, from the exons ATGGATATTACTGGCACTG GTTTACATCATGCTGTGTCATTGGGCAACATCGAGGTCTCCACGAAG GCGACTTATTCCAGTCACATGGATCGAAGTTATGATTCTGAAGATGAGCATACAAGTCGTCGAAGACTACGTCATACACTATCCACCGAGTTGCAGCCTCGCACGTCCGTCTATTCACGTGGCGATATAAGGGAACAG TACTGCCTTACTGATCGTCAGTTGCACAGCATTGAACAACGTCCTCGCCGTGAACGCTTTTTTGGCTGCCTATCGAGACGTGGCCAGACACAAGCTTCAAGTTTTTTGGGTGGCTGTGTGGGTCGTAGGGTCCCATCCGATGAGAATTTGGCTGCCTATGCGCCATTTGAGAAATATCCACG ATATCAAAACAGTTATACAGACACTCACGAATTGGAAAGTTCCTATTTTCGCCGTCAGCCAGCTTCAATATTAAGTACTGGTAAATCTAGTGAACCTGATTTGGGTGGACGTTATACCTGGCAGGCGGCTAATAATAATACTACTACGACTAACGACTATCAAGTGGACCACAG GGCAACTTGTTGTACAGCACCACTTGAATCCTTTTACCAGGATATATTGCTACGGAATTATTATGTCGAGCTATGCGCTCCAACTTCAAATCCTACACCACAACCAACATCACACACCAATCAAATCGCTAATATAAATGTTTG CTCGTATCACTGCCCCACATATGCCACAATGCCGACGacgcaacagcaacaacagcaacaggcgAG AACCAAACATGTGAGCTTTGCCCGTTCGCACACTTTGACGAGTTTTGATAATGTGAATGCTGGATTTCGTTCCTCGGGTCGCATAAAGTCGGCGCGCAGTCAAGAGCGTTTAATTGGCGGGAAAAAGCCCATTATAGCCACAGGGTCGATGTACGAAACACTGCAGCCAACGGGCTTGCAACAACCAAaccaacaactgcaacaacaacagcaacagcaggcaCAACAACTGAACGCAGCATCTACGGGGACCACTGCCACGGCTTGGTTGCCACCCTCCGTTCAATTGCAGGcatgtcaacatcatcatgcACCCATTCACCTGCACCATCAGCAGTTGCCAG ACAACATGGTGGGCTTGATTATACCACAAGCATTGCCTGTGGCTTTACCTCCACCAAGTCCGGAGGTTCTGATTGTGGAGAAAAAGTTTCGCAATGCCATGAAAACTCAGGCCACTCAAACAATGCAAGTGGCCAGACAACATGGGTATAATACACAGATTTTGGCGCTTAGTCCACGACCACCGCATCGCATTAAGGTGGTCTCGCAAGGAGCCCAAACAAATGGTCTGCAGAATGGCAAAAAGCTAACCAAAAGTCTATCAGAAATACCGAATGGCAAAGAGACACAACAGCAACACTATCAGCCGGG TTCCATTTACCCCCATGAGATGATATATCGTACTCAATCGCAAGATGTTACACCATTGCAAACACTTTCGGATGCCCAGAATAATATTATGTACTATAAGCCACCGCCTCCATTGCTTGATCCTCACACTTATGGTCTTGGCATGGAGCATTTAAATCGCAATCGTTCCTCAATGGATCAAACGGCAGAGTATGTGAATGTCAATGCAGCCGCCTTGGCtctaaatgaaagttttgacTATGAGAGCAATAGTTTACCGCGTCGTAATTGCACTTCACATGCTCGAACCGAAACGGATTACTATTCAAATAGTTTGCCACGTCATTCAGAAGCTTTGCATTCCCATGACATTTGCAAACATATAACAGAATGCGCTGAACTCATAACGGATAGTGTGCCATTGGATTTCACTAGGCCACATTTATTGCCGCCACCGAGTGAGTATTGCAAAAATGAAGAGGAGGATGAGTTTCAAGAGGAATACTATGACGATGATGAGGAAGACTATGCGGCAAAGGCACCTGAAACTACAGAAAGTTATAGTTCGGAGGTATGTTTGGAGCAGGCGCAACGACGCATGTCTATGGTACCTCAGATGATAGATTCACCGTTTCGTCGCGATGACATTAGACGTCAGTCGATGCCTGTTTATGGGCAGACCGAGAAACTAATCGACGGTTTTGGGCCACGCACCTCTTTTCGACGTAAGGACAAGGTCAGTTGTTTTCCTGAAACCTccaacgccgccgccgccgctgatgaCCCTGGCAGATTGTCACCCAGAGATGAGGAAGagatttttattgatttcaaaCCACATGTGTCACCAAAGCCAAGTCCCAAGATACAAATAAAGCATCGTAAGCAGCATAAGGCTGAGATAGCCATGCGTAAGATGCAACAACAGAGAATGGCTCAGGCGGCGGCTTTAACTTTGCCAAAACTTAAGCCACAGCCAGTTGAAATTGAGGTTAGAAAAGTTGAGCATAGGCCAAGCGAAAATCATCCTGAATACGACGAAGAggaggacgacgacgacgacgaagaagATGAAGACGAAGAACAGGAAGAGGAAGACGAGGAGCGTCAACAGCAAAATGATATAGACAATGAGGAAGAACCTCTGTATGAAAATATAACTCCAGTAGCACCAATAACAAATTTGGTAGACAAACGCTCACAATTTCGCAAACGTTCGGTTAGCCTAGATGATGCCGATCATCCATCTGTTAATACCATGTCTCTGCCGCCCATAATAGGCGGCAGTCCTTGCCGCGATGACCACGAGCAACAGGACTTGCTTAATCTGGCCAATGTATCAACTTATCCATCCTCAGATTCACTGGCCAATGACAATACACGCGATCATTCCGATGGCATATGGAATGAATCGCAGGTTACTGTCTTGACGGCCACCGAACAACGAGATATATCCGATGGTTCATATAGTTCCAATCTGCTATTGACACCATCGACCAAACGTAAGAATTTACTTTTGCAACACCAGCAAAGAAGTTCCGTGGATACAGATGCTTTGGACTTTGAGGAACAG AGCCCCACTTATGGTCTACAAACACTGCCCAAAATTATTAAGAGCCCAACACCAAGTATTACAGCAACTAGCACCACCGTGAGGCCAGCAGCATCCACTCAATCTTTGGCACCACTGCCAGCTATAGCCGTAACGCCATCATCGCTGGACATATCGTcccatcagcaacagcagcagcagctgttaACTTCTCCTTTGCCAAAACGTAGTATGATGATCCCACGCGGATCAGTGCCCGATGCACGGCAATTGATGTATATGAAGCAACG TCAAACAGATACCATGGATTATGCACGTAGTGCTGATATATCGGAATGTAGCACTAACACAGATGAGTATGCCACATGCACGGATACATCGAAACGTACTCCAGGTATTAAGACACCGCCAACAACGACAAGTTCATCGTCAACGACACAAGTGCCAG TGTCCACTCACAGCTCACAATTGGAGAAAACTCACGGCGGTAGCTCATTTGAAAGCGCCAGTTCCTTATATTCTATGCGTGAGGATTTACTACAACACGATGAGAAAGAAAAGGAGAAAGAGAAGCGATCCCAACGCATAAAATCTCCATTGGGCTCTTTGAATGAATTGTCAAAGAGATCACCATCACACTCTGTAAGCAGTACGACAACGTCTTCTGTATCTATGGCCAAGGAAAGTCCTCCGCAAACTGTAGCCAGCACTTCCACGAGCCAAATGAAAATGACTACAGCCAAGGGAAAGGGTGGCGATAATTTGCCTAAACCAAAGCCAGATTCCATTTCCGAAGATGAGCGCAGCGAAGTGCGCTACTCATCCTCGGGTTACTATGAAAGTCCCCACgaagatgacgacgatgaggaTAAGGAAGTTGTGGTTACTAAAATGCGACGACAACGTCAAGAAGATGAACGTAAACGACGTAAAACTAGCATGAAATTGGATATCGAAAAGGAGAATATGCGTGCTCTAACCAGCCCCATTAAAAAGTCTACAGTCAGCCAGGGTATTGCAACCAAAATTCAATCGCccgaacagcaacaacaatccaTCGAGGCAAGTGTTGGTGGTGGTAGTCCCAGTAGTAAAATGAAACGTTTCCGTCCCAAAATACGACGACAATTGCGCAAGACATCACGGGAAGATGTTCTTTCGAATGCAGCGGCTGTGAGAAGAACTCGCGGCACTACAACAACGGCAGGTTCAGGTACACCACCCATTATCTATGGTCTAAGTAGTGCTACTAGTGGTAGTGGTGATACCGAACTACTTTTAGATGGCAGCATGACCTCAACTACAACTATAACAGCAGCTGCGTCTACCACTAATGCtgttgcaacaacaactacgaCTACAACAACCACTTCGGCTTCGTCGATAAGTACAGTGACACAACAAGAGCCCCTTAAGAAACCCCATAGCTGTGCCACTCCCACAGCTTTACTCTCGCCCAAGATGCCCCACTCGGCTGCAAGTTGCACCCAATCGAAATCGACATCGGAAACATGTCAACTAAAGGCCAAATCCATAGAGTCGCTCCGATCTGTTTCACCCGGTTCAGATTCAGTTTTCTACAGTGAAGCCGATGGCAATGTTGCCGGTGGCGATCATGGACATTGTCTGCATTGTGGCAAAGAGATGGAACAGGGTAAACCTCCAGTTACCGGGGATTCAGTTGAATCTATACCCTATATTGAGCAAGAGGCAGATATTGTAAAACCTCCATCGGACTTCGCCGACTCTCCAGTGATAACAAAAACCACTCAGCGATTGTATAAGAAAATGGACAAACGTTTTCGTTCCGAGGAGCGTTATCATGGCGAAAGGGGTAGACACTACAAGTCCAGGCAAGAGAACATAAGAGCCAAG AGCGAAGAACGCGGCCGCATTCCTAGTTTACCCAACACACCAGTTTTACGTCCTGCCGGCTCGAGTCCTTGTGTTCTGCCCGATATCAATACAGAACAAAGTCAACATATAATCTATAAGGGTCACTATGATGCTGGCCGCTATACACGTCTAACTGATGATGATTTGTGGACGcaattggatcatcaatgttTTG ATCGATCCCGCGAACGACGCGCTTCCACAGAATCGGAGAAAGGTTTCCATGCCAAATATCAAGTGATACTTCATCGTCTTGTGCAGCGTCGCTGCACTTTGGAAATGTATCATCGTCAGAAGCATAACAATTTTC GTGTGGATAAAACTGTTGTGGTGAAAAGTGATTCCGGTGAATTTGGTTTTCGTATACATGGTTCCAAGCCAGTGGTCGTTGCAGCCATTGAACCTGAAACTCCGGCAGAAAGTTCTGGCCTAGAAGTGGGTGATATTATTATATCGGTCAATGGAGTTCAAGTATTGGATAAACATCACACAGAAGTGGTTAAAATAGCCCACGATGGTTGTGAGAAATTGGAATTACAAGTGGCTCGTACAATTGGAGTTTTGATGCATGAACAATTGGAACCACCAAGTCAACCAATTTTCAGTGGTTACCTCTGGCGTCAGAGTGGACAAGCCAAGGGGGCACCCAATTCAAAAAAATGGGTGAGACGTTGGTTCTCACTGAGGCCAGACAATTGTCTCTATTACTACAAAACGGAAGAA gATTCCCAACCAGTGGGCGCCATGATTATGGCCAAACATACTGTAGATTTATGTCCCATTGATATAGGCAAACCATTTGCTTTCAAAGTCGATGCTGGCGAGGGTATACCCATGTATGTGGCAGCCGATTCCGATGAAATGGCTCAAAGATGGTTAAATCTTTTGCGTCAGGCGGCTTCACAGGATAATCAATGGTTGGATAAAAG TGCGCGTTCACTTTATCAGAGTCCATCGAGCATAATTCGGCCCGATTGCTTTGGCTATTTACTGAAATTGGGCTCAAGGTGGTGCGGTTGGTCGAAACGCTATTGTGTACTTAAGGATGCCTGCCTCTATTTTTATCAAGATGCAAATAGCAAAAGTGCATTCG GCATGGCCTGTCTACATGGCTATAAAGTGGCCTCAATGTCCACAAATGCATCGGGCAAAAAGAACTCTTTTGAGATAATACCACCAGAAACGAAATTACGTCATTATTATTTCTGTACCGAAAGCGAAATGGATAAAAAACG ATGGATATCTGCCTTGGAATACTCAATAGATCGTTGGATTAAATCTGGGTAA